The genomic segment CCAGAAGTTCCTGGCGAAGAAAGGGGCGGTCAAGAGCCTGAAGGACCTCGAGGGGAAGAAGATCGGGACGGCGAAGGGCTCCACCTCGGAGCAGAACGTGAAGAAGTCGATTCCCTCGGCGACGGTCCTCTCCTTCGACGACTACCCGCAGGGGGTCCTCGCGGTGCAGCAGGGGAAGGTCATCGCGGTGACCACGGACGAGTCGATCCTCGCCGGGCAGCTCGGCAAGCTCGAAAAAAATCCCGCGACGAAGGGGAAGTTCGAGATCCCGGATCTCTCGATCTCCGAGGAGCCGTACGGCCTGGGGATGCGGAAGGGGGACGCCAACTTCGTGAAATTCGTCAACGACACCCTCCTCGAGATGGAGAAGAACGGCGAGGCGAAGAAGATCTTCGAGAGGTGGTTCGGCCCGAACTCGGACAGCCCGATCGCGCGGGGCAAGTTCAAGATCACGGCGGACAAGCGCGGGCTCCAGTAACCGGAGCCGGTAGCCGCCGTTGCTGAACTACCAGTTCGACTGGGCGATCGTCGCCTCCGGGAAGTATTTCGACTGGATCGTTTCCGGACTGTACGTGACGATCAAGCTCTCGGTTGTGTCGATCGCCCTGTCGTTCCTGGTCGGCCTCGTCATCGCGATAATGCGGATGTCCCACGTGCGGCCCGTTCGTTGGTTCGCCCACGGGTACCTCGAGTTCTTCCGCAACACTCCCCTGCTGGTCCAGATCTTCTTCTGGTACTTCGGTTCGTACAAGATTCTCCCCCTTGCGGTAAACGACTGGATGGTCCGCCAGGACTTCGAGTTCGCGGCGGCGGTGATCGCCCTCACCATCTACACCTCCGCCTTCATCGCCGAGGACATCCGCTCCGGGGTCCGCTCCATCCCGAAGGAGCAGATGGAGGCGGCGCGCAGCTCCGGCTTCTCCTACATCCGTTCGATGCAGTACATCATCCTGCCGCAGGCGGTGCGCCTTACCATCCCGCCGCTCATCAACCAGTTCCTGAACCTGATGAAGAACTCGTCGTTGGCGATGACGATCGGCGTGGCGGAGCTGATGTACCAGGCGCGGCAGGTGGAGAGCTACACGTTCAAGGGGTTCGAGGCGTTCTCGGCGGCCACGCTCGTCTACCTCGCCCTGTCGTTCACCATCACCGGGCTGATGACCCTCTACGACAAGAAGGTCCTGCAGCCGATCAAGGGCCGTTGAGATGGTGGGCGGGCTCGACTTCAGCGTCGTCCGGGACAACCTCCCCTACTTCTTCCTCGGCCGGTACCCCAGAGGGCCGCTGGGAGGGGTGGCGCTCACCCTCTACCTCGCCGTGGTGTCCCTGATCCTCTCCTTCTTCGGCGGGCTGATCCTGGGACTCCTGAGCGTCTCACGGAACCGCCTGATCAAGTGGGGATCCTCGGCGATCATCCAGACGATCCGCGGGATGCCGCTCCTGATGGTCATCTTCTGGATGTTCTTCCTGCTGCCGGCGTTGTTGGGAGGCGGGATGTCCGCGTCGTGGACGATCATCGTCGCGCTTACCTTGTTCACCTCCTCCTACATGTCGGAGATCGTGCGCGCGGGAATCCTCGGGATCCCGAAGGGGCAGATGGAGGCGGCTGTCTCGACCGGGCTGACGCACAAGCAGGCGATGCTCCACATCATCCTCCCCCAGGCCCTGCGGAACATGATCCCCTCCTTCGTCAACCAGTTCGTGTCGATGATCAAGGACACCTCGCTTGCGTTCATCGTGGGCGTCTCGGAGCTCACCCACGTCGCGACCCAGATGAACAACCGGACGATGCTCTACCCCACGGAGATCTTCCTGTTCATCGCCGTGATCTATTTCATCATCTGCTTCGCTTTCACCGAGTTGTCCCGATGGCTGGAGCGCCGGTCGCCCGGGCACAAGTCGATCTGACGCTCACGCCGTGAACCCGCCGCAGAAGGATCGGCTGCTCCGCGCTTTCCGCGCCGCGGTCGACGCCGTGGACCCGGCGCGCCTCGTGGCAAACGCGCTGCGCGTGGAAGGGGATGCGGTCGTGCTCGACTCCCCGGGCGTCCGGGCGGCGATGCCCCTTTCGTCCCTGCGGAAGATCCACCTCGTCGGGGCGGGAAAGGCGGGAAGGGCGATGGGGGAGGCCGCTCTCGCGGTGTTGGGCAAACGCGTCGCCGACGGGGTGATCGCCGTACCGCGCGGCGCGGAAGGGTCGTCGGGCCCGGTGCAATTCCTGGCGGCCGGGCACCCGATCCCCGACATCTTCAGCCTCGCGGCCACCCGCGCGATCCAGTCGCTCCTCGAGCGCGCCGGGAAGGGGGACCTCGTGGTCGCCCTCCTGTCGGGCGGAGGTTCCGCGATGCTGTCCGCGCCGGCCGAGGGGATCACGATGGAAGAGAAGGCGGAAGCGTTCCGACTCCTCCTGCGGGCGGGGGCGGACATCGCATCGTTCAACGCGGTGCGCAAGCACCTCTCCGAGGTCAAGGGGGGGCTGCTCGCCCGGGTGGCGCATCCCGCGACCGTATGGGCGCTGCTTCTGTCGGATGTTCCCGGGGACGACCCGTCCGTGATCGCCTCCGGTCCCTTTTCCCCGGACCCCACGACGTTCGCGGACGCGATCGGGGTCTTCGAGCGGTACGGCGTCTACTACGCGGTCCCCTCCGCGGTGCGGCGGCACCTTGCCGAGGGCGCGGACGGCACCCTCCCCGAAACCCCGAAACCGGACGATCCCGCGTTCGCCGGGACGACCTCGGCCCTCCTCGGGACGAACCGGACGGCGATGGACGCGGCGGCGCTGCGGATCGCGGGGGAGCGCGGCGCGGGCCCCACAGCGATCGTCCTCCTGCCCGGCTACCTCCGCGGGGAGGCAAGGGAGTGCGCCCGCTCGTTCTGCGCCCGGCTGCGGAAGGCCGCGGAGGCGCTTTCCCCGGGACATGCGGTCGTGATGATCGCCGGCGGTGAGACGACGGTGCACGTCCGCGGCGGCGGCAGGGGGGGGCGGAGCCAGGAGTTCTCCCTCGTCGCGGCGATGGAACTTTCCGGCGAGGAAGCGATGGCCGTCCTCGCCGCGGGAACGGACGGGATCGACGGGCCCACCGACGCCGCGGGGGCGACCGTCGACGGCACCACGGTCGCACGCGCTTCCGACCTCGGGCTCGACCCCGGCGCGCACCTGGAAAACAACGACGCCTACCCGTTCTTCGAGGCGTTGGGAGACCTTGTCGTCACCGGGCCCACCGGGACCAACGTGGCCGACCTCGCGATCGGATGGGCGAGGAAACGCAGCGTTACACCAGGATGATGTCGAGCTTCTCCGGGCCGTGCACGCCGATCGCCAGGGTGAGCTCGATGTCGGCGGTGCGGCTGGGTCCCGTGACGAGGGTCAGGTTCGTGGGCGGCGCGGAAGCCACCACCGAAAAGAGGCCGTCCAGGGTGGCGAAGATCTTCCCCCGGCGCACGATCGCCACGTGGTGCGACGGCAGAAGTCCCGCCTGCACCGCCCGGCCTCCTTCGCTCGCGCACACCAGCGACCCGGTCTCGGCGACGGCCCCGAACACCTCCTCCACCGTCACCGCCGCATCGGCGTAATCCGCCACGCGGTTCCGGAAGAGGCCCGCCACCGCGCGCTCGATCCCGGTGGCGCCGGGGCAGTACACCGCCGCGTCGGGGGGAACGATCCCCGCGAGGGCCTCCCTCAATATTTCCGGGCCGGACAGATGATGGGTCCCCGCCGCCGCCTTCGCCGCGTTCTCGAGGAACCGGGCCGCAAGGTCCGCACCGGGCACACCCCGACGCATGCCCCGCACAGGGTGCTCGCGTCCACGAGGGGATGCGACTTCCCCATCCCGGTGAGCAGGGTCGTGAGAATCATCCCCATCGGCCCGGGGTACGTCCACCCGTAGGCGTGCCCCCGCACCGTCCGGTAGACGGGGCAGACGTTCATGCACGCGCCGCAGCGGATGCACTTGAGGATGTCGCGCGACTTCCCGTCGAGGATCTCCGTGCGCCCGTTGTCGAGGAGGACGATGTGCAGCTCCTTCGCCCCGGTCGCATCCCCCGCCTTGCGGGGCCCCGTGATGACCGAGACATAGCTGGTGATCGTCTGGCCCGTCGCGGACCGCGGAAGCAGGCGGAGGAACGCGGGCAGGTCGGCGAGCGACGGGAGCATCTTCTCGATGGAGAGGATCGCGACGTGCAGCGGGGGGACGGTCGTCACCATCCGGCCGTTCCCCTCGTTCGTCAGCAGGACGAGGCTTCCCGTGTCCGCGGCGGCGAAGTTCGCCCCGGAGATCCCGGCGTCGGCGGAGAGGAACTTCTCCCGCAGCGCCTTGCGGGCGATCTTCGTCAGCACCTGGGGGTCGTCGGAGTACGGCACCCCGAGGCGGTCCGCGAAGAGCCTGCCCACCTGGCGCCGGTCCTTGTGGATCGCCGGGACGATGATGTGGGACGGCGTCTCCCCTTCCATCTGGATGATGTATTCGCCGAGGTCGGTCTCCACGACCTCCATCCCCGCGGCCTCGAGGCGGGAATTCAGGTCCACCTCCTCGGAGACCATCGACTTCCCCTTCACGATCCGGCGCGCCCCCCGGTCGGCGAGGATCTTCCGGACGATCTCCCGGGCCGTCGCCGCGTCGCTTGCCCTGTGAACGACGGCCCCGGCGCGTGTGGCGGCGGCGACGAACCGGTCCACGTACATCGGCAGGTTCGCCAGCACGACCTCCCGGATCGCGGAAGCGCGGTCCCGCAGCGCCTCGAGATCCGCCACGGGGGCGAACGCGTCGGCGCGCTTCGTCCCGAACGTGTCCGCCGCCTGCTTCATCGCGGCCCGCAGGGCGGAGTCCCCCAGCGCCCGCACGGTGTTTTCGCGGAACGCCAGGCTCGTCTGTTCGTGGCTCACAGCCCCTCCGCCAGCAGTTGCGCGATGTGGGCGACCCGGATCTTCGTCCCCCGCCGCCGCAGCGCGTCCGCGATGTTCATGAGGCACCCCGAATCGCACCCGGTCACGGTGTCGGCCCCCGTCGATTCGATGGAGGCGGCCTTCTCGTCCGCCAGCGCGAGGGAGATTTCCGGCAGCTTCGCCATGAACGTCCCGCCGAAGCCGCAGCAGCGGTCGGCGTCGGGCATCGGGAGAAAGGTCGCCCCGTTCAGCGAAGAGAGCAGCGTCAACGGCTCCTCGCGGACGCCCAGCGTCCGGAGGAGGTGGCACGATGCGTGATAGGTGATCGATCCCTTCCCGCGCAGCCCCGCCTCGTGGGCCTTCCCCACGTGGACCAGGAACTGGGTGAGCTCGAAGATCCGCTCCCCCGCCCGCTTCGCCTTCGCGAAAAGCTTCGGGTCGTCGCGGAACAGGTCGGGGTAGTGGTGCTTGACCATCGCCGCGCAGGAGCCGGAAGGGGTGACGATCGGGTCGTCGCCGTCGAACTCCCAGAGGAAATGCTCGGCCGCCGCACGGGCCTGCGCCTCGTACCCGGCGTTGAACGCCGGCTGGCCGCAGCACGTCTGCCCCCTGGGGAAGACCGGCTCGGCCCCGAACCGCCGCAGCAGCCGGACCGTCGCCTCCGCCGCCTCGGGGAAGAACGTGTCCACCAGGCACGTGCCGAACAGAAGGACCCGCATCTCCCTACACTCCCTTGTGATTTTTCTTGAAGTCCTCGCGCACGTCAAGCTCCTGCGGCGTGCCGCGGAAGACCACCCTGCCGTTGTCGAGGGCGTATACCCGATCCGCCACCGTGAGAGTGATGCGAACGTCTTTCAAGCGCAAGTTCCTCCCCGCCGGACTACGGATTGCCGCGCTCCCTTGCCGCCGAAAACGACCGATCCAGGAGCCGCCGGATTCTCGAGAGTTCCGTTTCCGTCATCGGCCGCCGTGGAGGCCGCGGAAGCGGCACGCGGTTGCGGAACAGGACGATCGACTGCCGGAACTCGCTGCTGCTCCCCGCCTGGCCGAAGTAGTACGCCTCCTCCCCGTACTGGACCCCTTCCGCAATGTTCCGGAGGATCAGGTCCAGGGCGTAGCGCAGGACCACGCCTCTCCGCCCCACGGTCTCGGCCTGCCGGCGATACCTCTTGACATGCTCGTCCTCGGTGACGATCGACGGATCGACGGGGCGACCCGTTTCGTCGTCGATCAAAGGTTCCTCCCAACGCTTCACCGCCCGGTGGCGGTCCTCCATCGCGAGGCGAAGGGTGTCATCGGTGCCCAGGGCGTGGCCCGCGGCAAGGCGGTATGCGTGCGCCAGGGAATTCGCGGGCACGATTTCCGAGACCAGGCCGTGCGCGTACGCCGCCTCGACGCTCATCGGCTGCCCGGTGAGAATCGTGTCGACGGCGAAGAGGAGGCCGCCCTTCATGCCCATCCGGGACTTCTCGGCCATCCGCCGGACCAGGCGCTGGGTGCCGCCGAACCCGGGGATAAGGTTGATGTAGGTTTCGGGCTGGCCCAGGTAGATGCGCTCGACCCGGGAGGCGACCACGTAGTGCGCGGCGGCCACGAGCTCGGTTCCTCCACCCAGGGCCAGGCCGTTCAAGTTCAGGACGACCGGGATCTTGAAGCCCTCGATGAAGCTCATCGTCTCCTGCGCCAGCGCCGCGAGCTCGGTGATCTGCTCGTCGTCCAGCACGGAAAGCTCGTCGCTGTTCTGACCGGGAACGAACGCCCGGGTGCCTTCGGCGGTGAGCACCACGGACCGGGCGGCGCCGTCTTCCCGGATCCGGTGGAACAGGACCCGGAGCTGCTTGACCGCGTCGCCGCGGAACCAGTGCAGGTCGGTGTTTCGCAGGGTATTGCTCCCCTTGGGCTGGTTGAGCTTGAACTCCACCGTGGCGATCGACCCGCCCCCGTCCAGGGGGTGGAACAGCAGCCGCAGCAGCGAGAGCTCTTCGGCGATCCGTACCCCCTGGGCCAGCAGCAGGTCGCGCTCGGAGCGAACCCCGTCGAGGTCGGTTGTCAACCGGTAGGCGGTGGATCCGGGGGCCCGGCCGTGCAGCTGATCGCTGAAACCGCGCGGGATCCGGTCCGCATCGAGAACCCGGTCCGGCCCGTGCAGGTGGTAGAGCCCCCGGTCGATCTTGTCCCGGAACGCCTGGGCTTCGTGGGGCTCATACATGTGGGAACCGGCCATCCGGACGATCTTCTCCCGGGCCGTCGCGCCGTCGCCGAGTTCCTTCGGGTTGGCCGGAACGAGGAGGGTCCGCTGCTGCATCCAACCCTGGGCGAGGTGGTAGGTCAGCGTCTGCCGGGAGGTGGTCTCGCCGTACACAACGCGGCCGGTCTGCTCGGTCAGCAAGGCGACGTTCAAGCCCAGGTGGTCCCGCCGGCCGCTGTCCCAGATCGCGTCCCACAACCCGGAGCGGTTGGTGTTGTAGGCGGCAAGGGCGTTCTTGACCACACTCACGGTCTCGGTGGTGAAGCGGGTCTGCGCGTCCCTGCCGGGCCAGCTCTCGTGGGCTTCCCGCTCCGGAGCGAAACGGCCCTCGTCCACATCGGGCATGTGCTCGGGCCAGAGCAGCTTCTTCCGTCCCTCGCCCCCCCGCAGCGCCTCGACGTTCTGGATCCGGGTCTTGCCGAAGTGCACGGCGACGTCCTCCCGGCGAAGCAGGGCACTCTGCTGCTCCTGGGTTTCGGCCAGCACCGTTACCCGGACGCCGAGGCGGGCGGCCTCGACGATGGCATCGATGGCCGGCCCGTCCAGCCCTTCCGCGTCGGCGTTGGCACCGTAGTGGATCAGGACGTTTTCCCCCAACCGGAGGTCCGCACCGTCCCGGCCAAGCGCCTCGGAGGCGGTGAGACTGGCATCGTACCCGTTGAACGTCCCGTACAGGCCGAAGGCCCCCGAAAACCAGGCGGTGCGGCTTCCCTGGACGCTCGGCCGCAGCCGCCGGAAGTCCGCCGCCTGCAGGCCCCGCCCGGCGTTCTGCATGACTTTCGTGGGCCGGTACTTCGCCGGAACCGACGCCACCAGTCGTTCGACCGCGCGCTGCCATTTCAACAGCCCTTCCGGATCGTCGACCGGGGCCGCCCGCAAGGCATCCGGATGGTCCTTCCTGTGGATGAAACACAGGTCCGCCCGGGGGTGGCGTCTCCGGACGAAATCCTCCTCTTCCCGGTCGAGGACATAGGTCACGACCGGTACGCCCAGGCCCGTTGCGATGTCGATCGCCAAGGATCCGGTGTGACCGCTGCCGCCGTGGGCCAGCAGCACGTCCCCCGCGCCGAGGTCGAGCTTGCGGGGGGAAAACAGGGCGTGGTCCACAGTAGGGCCGTTCAGGATCAGGGTCGCCGCCAGGGGCAGGGGCATATCAACCGGGACCTCGACGAGGCTGCCCGTGTCGAAGGCCGCGAACGCCTGCAGGGTGGCCTGGTCGCGCCCCCCCTGGTACCCGCCGATATGGCCCTCCCGCTGGGCATCGAGGGTCACCGTGGGCGACTGGCGGTTGAACACCAGCGGGTCCACGAGCACCAGCTGGCCGATGGCCAGGCGCCCTTCCGCTTCCGCCTCGGCGGAGAGCGAGACGATCTGCCCGACGGCCGCGTCGCCGAGCACATGGTGATCCTTGTCGCCCAGCACGTCGACCGGATCGGACGTGATCCCGTTGATGACGTTATACGTGGCGCCCGCATAAAGGATCTGGACCAATGCCTGCCCGGCCGAAGGTGCCGGCGTGGGGCGCACGAACTTCCGGAACCCCAGGGCGGGGTCCCGGTGCACGATGCTCATCCCGTCCTCGTTGCGGGCGACCCCATACGCCTCCTGGTACGGGGGGATCGGGTCGAAGCCGGCGCGCAGCGGCGGCGTCCCCAGCCGCTTGATGAGCCGGTCGGGGATCTCCGCCAGGGAGTCGGCCGGCGGCGCGTCGGGACGAAACGTGGCGGTCACGACCTCGTCCCCCTCGCGGGAGGCGATGATCCGGTCCAGCAGGTAGATCAGCGTCCCCTTCACCTTCAGCCCGTCGGTGTTGGGCATTCCCTGGAACAGCGGACTGGCGCGGAAGAATTCGACGTCGCCGCCGCGGATCTGGGCCCGGACCTCGTCGGAGGCAAGGGCCTGCTGCATCTGCACGAGGGTTTCAAGGGGCTTCCCGGCGTAGAACTTGATCAGCTCGTACATGATCTTCGCGGTCAAGGTCATCGGCAGGAAGGTCTCCTCGCCCTCGAAGCCCGCCACCTCGGCCACCAGGAAGACGATGTCCTGGACGTCCGGCTTGACCTGGGGGTTGAGTTTCTGGTTGATCGTCATCTGGATGAGATCGATCAGGTCCTGGCTGGGCTGGACGCCCGGCTGCAGGGCCGCCACGACAACCGGCGTCCGGTCCTTGGTGGGGTGGGGGATGAAGGTCACTCCGACTTTCCGGAAGTACCGGGTGTGCTCGTTCAGCGCGTTCTCGAACATCGTCTCGTTGACCAGGTGGCCGTAGACGTTGGCGATGTTCCCCGAACGCCCCGACGCATAGAAGCTTCTGGGGGTCACCGGGTCTTCCGGACCGGAAAGGATCAGCGCGTCCTCCGGGATCTCCGGGTCATAGAGCACCCGCACCCAGTAGGCCGAGTCGCCGCCATCGTGCGCCAGGCGACGTCCCTCCCTTCCCTTCCCCGGCCATTCGGGGGCGAACCGGTGGTCGTAGTACTTCGCCGCGGTCAGCGCGGCGTCCGGCCGGGCGGGTCCCCGTCGCCCCTCGTTGCTTCCCATAAGCCACCCCATCCGGTGCGGCTGGGCGTCCCGGTAGAGCAACTGCCCGATCGTCCCCTTGCGGCCCCGCCCCCGGGCGGTGATGAGGGCCTCGGTCACCTCGCCCGGCGACTCGACCCGGTTTCCGTTCTCATCCTCCAGGCGGTCGGCGATCACCGGGGTCACCCACGGCAGCGGCAGGATCTCGGGGTGCTCGGCGTCCATCTCGATCGGGGTCCGTACCCAGGCCGCCACCTCCTCGGGTTCGCGGGACCCGGCGAGCCGCCGGAGCTCGGCTCGGTACGTCTCGACGCACTGACGCTCGACGTTGGGACGACGCTTGAACGTAGCGTTCTGGGACCCGAAATCCTCGGTGCGCCACAGCGAGTTGATTGCCACGTCGCCCAGCACGGCCTGGATCCGTGCGTGGGCTGGATAGGAGTACGGCGCCGCGCAGCCGCAGATCCCCGGGGCCCCCTCCCGCTGCAGGGACCGGACGTCGAACCGCCCCTGGGCGGGGTCGAAGAGCCCGTCGACTTTCGACATCGCCTCGTAGATCGGGGACCCGGCCTTCAGGAAGGAAACCCGGTGGTCCTCGACCACCTGGGCCAGTCTGCGCGGAGTGGGCGCGAAGCTCTGGAGGATGAAGCTGCGGCCCTCCATCATCGGGAACCACAAGGCGTATGCGGGGCCCACGATCCATCCGTAGTCGGTGGAAGTGTGGTGGATCTCGTGGGGCGCCAGCCCGAAGGAGTTGAACATGGTCTGCGCTCCGGCGACGATCGAGCCGACGAGGGAGATGATCCCCTTGGGCTGCCCGGTGGAACCGCTGGAGTAGCTCAAGATCGCGGGATCCCCCCCGCTCATTTCGACCGCCGTGAATTCGTCGATATCCTGCCCCTTCGCCTTGAGCTTCTGCTCCGTCCGTCGGATCGCATCGTCCCAGAGGGTGTCCCGCCCCGGCACCAGGGGGGCGCTCGTGAGGAGGCCCAGCTTGGTGAGGCGATCGAAGACGATGAGCTTCTCGTCGCGCTCGTACGGTTGCTCGAATGCCGCAAGGACGCCATCGATGACGCGTCTCTGCCGCTCGATGCTCTCCAGCTGACCGGCGCCGACCCCTTTTTGCCGCGCGTGGCGCAGCAGGAACTCCGAGACGCCGGCCCGCTGGTCGTCGGTCAGCAAAGTCTCCACGGTCGGCTTCGGGGTCCCGTGCACGATCCGCCGCACGTGGTTTTTCAACCAGTCGCGATGGCGGATCTCGATCGCATCCCCCGCGGTCTCGAGAACGTCCATCCAATGGTCATGCAGGTCCGTTGCGAGGGCACGGGGGTTGGTCCACCATGGTTCTCCGCTGTCGCCGGGGTCGTCCATCACCGGAACGCCTCGCAACGCCGCCGTCAACACAGGCATGTATTTCGTAAAGACGCGTTCGTCGCGCTCCGCCGCTTCCACCCGCATCTTCGCCCGGCGGATCGCCTCCTCCCGCGCCCGAAGGGCTTTTTTCAGCTCTTCCCCGGCGTCGCCTTCGAGGGAGGAGAGGACAACGCGCTTGATGTGCGCCTCGTGGACGACCTCCAGAAACTCGCGCATGGCGTCGCGGCTGTAGGTGACCTTGCCCGCAAGGCGCTCGTCCACGGCGGCGGAGATGCGCCGCGCCTCCTCGCCCAGCTCTT from the bacterium genome contains:
- a CDS encoding ABC transporter substrate-binding protein, whose protein sequence is MGKKIGMLVLALAMLGALRGSALAADTLAEVKKNGVLVAGVKDSLPPFGSVDPKTKEFVGYDIDFVKYLAKKLGVKVEFKPVTSANRMPMLMESRVDILAATMTKNPERAKQIDFSYTYFLTGQKFLAKKGAVKSLKDLEGKKIGTAKGSTSEQNVKKSIPSATVLSFDDYPQGVLAVQQGKVIAVTTDESILAGQLGKLEKNPATKGKFEIPDLSISEEPYGLGMRKGDANFVKFVNDTLLEMEKNGEAKKIFERWFGPNSDSPIARGKFKITADKRGLQ
- a CDS encoding amino acid ABC transporter permease; this encodes MNYQFDWAIVASGKYFDWIVSGLYVTIKLSVVSIALSFLVGLVIAIMRMSHVRPVRWFAHGYLEFFRNTPLLVQIFFWYFGSYKILPLAVNDWMVRQDFEFAAAVIALTIYTSAFIAEDIRSGVRSIPKEQMEAARSSGFSYIRSMQYIILPQAVRLTIPPLINQFLNLMKNSSLAMTIGVAELMYQARQVESYTFKGFEAFSAATLVYLALSFTITGLMTLYDKKVLQPIKGR
- a CDS encoding amino acid ABC transporter permease encodes the protein MVGGLDFSVVRDNLPYFFLGRYPRGPLGGVALTLYLAVVSLILSFFGGLILGLLSVSRNRLIKWGSSAIIQTIRGMPLLMVIFWMFFLLPALLGGGMSASWTIIVALTLFTSSYMSEIVRAGILGIPKGQMEAAVSTGLTHKQAMLHIILPQALRNMIPSFVNQFVSMIKDTSLAFIVGVSELTHVATQMNNRTMLYPTEIFLFIAVIYFIICFAFTELSRWLERRSPGHKSI
- a CDS encoding DUF4147 domain-containing protein, with translation MNPPQKDRLLRAFRAAVDAVDPARLVANALRVEGDAVVLDSPGVRAAMPLSSLRKIHLVGAGKAGRAMGEAALAVLGKRVADGVIAVPRGAEGSSGPVQFLAAGHPIPDIFSLAATRAIQSLLERAGKGDLVVALLSGGGSAMLSAPAEGITMEEKAEAFRLLLRAGADIASFNAVRKHLSEVKGGLLARVAHPATVWALLLSDVPGDDPSVIASGPFSPDPTTFADAIGVFERYGVYYAVPSAVRRHLAEGADGTLPETPKPDDPAFAGTTSALLGTNRTAMDAAALRIAGERGAGPTAIVLLPGYLRGEARECARSFCARLRKAAEALSPGHAVVMIAGGETTVHVRGGGRGGRSQEFSLVAAMELSGEEAMAVLAAGTDGIDGPTDAAGATVDGTTVARASDLGLDPGAHLENNDAYPFFEALGDLVVTGPTGTNVADLAIGWARKRSVTPG
- a CDS encoding LUD domain-containing protein is translated as MREALAGIVPPDAAVYCPGATGIERAVAGLFRNRVADYADAAVTVEEVFGAVAETGSLVCASEGGRAVQAGLLPSHHVAIVRRGKIFATLDGLFSVVASAPPTNLTLVTGPSRTADIELTLAIGVHGPEKLDIILV
- a CDS encoding lactate utilization protein, which encodes MSHEQTSLAFRENTVRALGDSALRAAMKQAADTFGTKRADAFAPVADLEALRDRASAIREVVLANLPMYVDRFVAAATRAGAVVHRASDAATAREIVRKILADRGARRIVKGKSMVSEEVDLNSRLEAAGMEVVETDLGEYIIQMEGETPSHIIVPAIHKDRRQVGRLFADRLGVPYSDDPQVLTKIARKALREKFLSADAGISGANFAAADTGSLVLLTNEGNGRMVTTVPPLHVAILSIEKMLPSLADLPAFLRLLPRSATGQTITSYVSVITGPRKAGDATGAKELHIVLLDNGRTEILDGKSRDILKCIRCGACMNVCPVYRTVRGHAYGWTYPGPMGMILTTLLTGMGKSHPLVDASTLCGACVGVCPVRTLRPGSSRTRRRRRRGPIICPARKY
- a CDS encoding (Fe-S)-binding protein encodes the protein MRVLLFGTCLVDTFFPEAAEATVRLLRRFGAEPVFPRGQTCCGQPAFNAGYEAQARAAAEHFLWEFDGDDPIVTPSGSCAAMVKHHYPDLFRDDPKLFAKAKRAGERIFELTQFLVHVGKAHEAGLRGKGSITYHASCHLLRTLGVREEPLTLLSSLNGATFLPMPDADRCCGFGGTFMAKLPEISLALADEKAASIESTGADTVTGCDSGCLMNIADALRRRGTKIRVAHIAQLLAEGL
- a CDS encoding AMP-binding protein — protein: MTEFLIDTFAKEGFYAEDEARAVELRFAQEMTAGFAHLEGVLGLQKGFVSDAFQSHLDRIVLSDAKGFRTSVPATPVSTGCSLASDAHFSYDGTEYVLPGGAYHCGEKRRELPSRDDPARTVGMRIGLRNSQWSDGRVSDELGAVRSLMETRMGWRVVRRAWLTNPEKFELDMVYPYAWSQRPSVSLDLRSFPVIRRFEDGRINPTRAIFDQVAAQGLLDERRVINIGEDQKDGKNVDVRTYTYRRIRREVHRLANVLVDMGVVQGDMVVIYMSTDIIGLIAQLAATLVGATYHFVFGAKGPDIFSDTVHNMGAKVIITEDGYRVGDRSRELKKDSVDLALRRYLPKSVFRERLGAALAAMPEELGEEARRISAAVDERLAGKVTYSRDAMREFLEVVHEAHIKRVVLSSLEGDAGEELKKALRAREEAIRRAKMRVEAAERDERVFTKYMPVLTAALRGVPVMDDPGDSGEPWWTNPRALATDLHDHWMDVLETAGDAIEIRHRDWLKNHVRRIVHGTPKPTVETLLTDDQRAGVSEFLLRHARQKGVGAGQLESIERQRRVIDGVLAAFEQPYERDEKLIVFDRLTKLGLLTSAPLVPGRDTLWDDAIRRTEQKLKAKGQDIDEFTAVEMSGGDPAILSYSSGSTGQPKGIISLVGSIVAGAQTMFNSFGLAPHEIHHTSTDYGWIVGPAYALWFPMMEGRSFILQSFAPTPRRLAQVVEDHRVSFLKAGSPIYEAMSKVDGLFDPAQGRFDVRSLQREGAPGICGCAAPYSYPAHARIQAVLGDVAINSLWRTEDFGSQNATFKRRPNVERQCVETYRAELRRLAGSREPEEVAAWVRTPIEMDAEHPEILPLPWVTPVIADRLEDENGNRVESPGEVTEALITARGRGRKGTIGQLLYRDAQPHRMGWLMGSNEGRRGPARPDAALTAAKYYDHRFAPEWPGKGREGRRLAHDGGDSAYWVRVLYDPEIPEDALILSGPEDPVTPRSFYASGRSGNIANVYGHLVNETMFENALNEHTRYFRKVGVTFIPHPTKDRTPVVVAALQPGVQPSQDLIDLIQMTINQKLNPQVKPDVQDIVFLVAEVAGFEGEETFLPMTLTAKIMYELIKFYAGKPLETLVQMQQALASDEVRAQIRGGDVEFFRASPLFQGMPNTDGLKVKGTLIYLLDRIIASREGDEVVTATFRPDAPPADSLAEIPDRLIKRLGTPPLRAGFDPIPPYQEAYGVARNEDGMSIVHRDPALGFRKFVRPTPAPSAGQALVQILYAGATYNVINGITSDPVDVLGDKDHHVLGDAAVGQIVSLSAEAEAEGRLAIGQLVLVDPLVFNRQSPTVTLDAQREGHIGGYQGGRDQATLQAFAAFDTGSLVEVPVDMPLPLAATLILNGPTVDHALFSPRKLDLGAGDVLLAHGGSGHTGSLAIDIATGLGVPVVTYVLDREEEDFVRRRHPRADLCFIHRKDHPDALRAAPVDDPEGLLKWQRAVERLVASVPAKYRPTKVMQNAGRGLQAADFRRLRPSVQGSRTAWFSGAFGLYGTFNGYDASLTASEALGRDGADLRLGENVLIHYGANADAEGLDGPAIDAIVEAARLGVRVTVLAETQEQQSALLRREDVAVHFGKTRIQNVEALRGGEGRKKLLWPEHMPDVDEGRFAPEREAHESWPGRDAQTRFTTETVSVVKNALAAYNTNRSGLWDAIWDSGRRDHLGLNVALLTEQTGRVVYGETTSRQTLTYHLAQGWMQQRTLLVPANPKELGDGATAREKIVRMAGSHMYEPHEAQAFRDKIDRGLYHLHGPDRVLDADRIPRGFSDQLHGRAPGSTAYRLTTDLDGVRSERDLLLAQGVRIAEELSLLRLLFHPLDGGGSIATVEFKLNQPKGSNTLRNTDLHWFRGDAVKQLRVLFHRIREDGAARSVVLTAEGTRAFVPGQNSDELSVLDDEQITELAALAQETMSFIEGFKIPVVLNLNGLALGGGTELVAAAHYVVASRVERIYLGQPETYINLIPGFGGTQRLVRRMAEKSRMGMKGGLLFAVDTILTGQPMSVEAAYAHGLVSEIVPANSLAHAYRLAAGHALGTDDTLRLAMEDRHRAVKRWEEPLIDDETGRPVDPSIVTEDEHVKRYRRQAETVGRRGVVLRYALDLILRNIAEGVQYGEEAYYFGQAGSSSEFRQSIVLFRNRVPLPRPPRRPMTETELSRIRRLLDRSFSAARERGNP